Proteins encoded by one window of Salmonirosea aquatica:
- a CDS encoding T9SS type B sorting domain-containing protein, with product MSRPDYHARSLCGGSGPAGAKYIWYPKGDTTQALEIDSSGCYSVEVILPNGCKIQDRVNVKICLEPSQQQGAKWFFGANAGLDFANGTPTAITDGKLETPEGTSSIANSKGELLFYTDGVKVYDRDGKEMQCLADSCTPLKGSPNSTQSALIVPQPTCKGCEYLYNIFTTTNIDDSTKALTISVVDMRRDNGKGAIVEQNTVLERTTTERVASVRNDRDSTYWVVSHDFGNNTFRVYHATAGGLTEEKSFDLGMAHDTKAKGEGYMKFSPADSTTGERRLAVIVPGPPRNYVEIFTFSDSTGEMKYERTIDLGPAPPKAYGIEFSPSGEKMYVSYQGDGDSTASKLVQFDLTLGDSSLIADSRIVIDSTKTQKFGALQIGSDGRIYMAVDGSDYLAVIGEPEENSTSTVMYELNGVSLGGKKSNLGLPSLVQNFTQQNDGPGFQADGFCTGAPTMFQASPLCDPIKDTYTWNFGDGSAPVNGKQTQVSHTYKEPGIYNVSLRAVNQCKDTTFFQQVEIFATPEPIDLGPDQDECRKSIKLEANVDAELFVWVYNGRPVGREKTFSATQTGQYVAIAANGPQGVCFSADTVELTIRRPPDFSLGPDTTVCNDSTIVLTAPGQTWREFKWSTGESTRAITVRQPGSYFVEVKNGNDCYNEDTIQVVARPRARIRADLLPPTGCTTADGRIQVTSLTPTGTYNYAWLRPDSTSLGNAPQITGLREGSYLLRVSGNPLACTTDTSFNLRSAANPLKMSPLVDNAACTQPDSGSIGLNVTGGQPTTFRWLDASGRVVSNTQTAMGLKAGTYSLEASDAGGCTFSQTGIKVGLDKDNLALLGPDRGKCVGDTIQLAPRANDFAGNQYLWSNGSTTRTLVVREAGTYSLTVTNTENGCNGTDDVQVKFSPKPVISVGPALEFCSNQRPQRLTGSTPTNGFWRGPGVDSLGLYTPADSLLGQQTVTYFVSNQGCVASANRTVTIKPAPQVRLGPDTTLCYDGTFQLVASTVSEAQYLWSNGQTTASITPRFTGTYTVTATLAGCSGRDTIRLFFLPSPTLNLAPESPLCVEQNGEVVLDSRGPANQRYFWPATGDTTSRITVSNLGTYRVIATNIEGCTLADTTEVVDRCEPRIFVPDAFTPNGDGRNDQFDVFGQFFTDFEIKVYNRWGEVIFASNDVNKRWDGMYKGLKVQPGAYPYVITYGSEYYPDRKRDLLRGSVMVIR from the coding sequence GAACTACTCTTCTATACCGACGGAGTCAAGGTCTATGACCGTGATGGCAAGGAAATGCAGTGTCTAGCAGACTCCTGTACGCCGCTTAAGGGTAGCCCTAATTCCACCCAATCGGCGTTGATTGTGCCACAACCTACCTGTAAGGGGTGTGAGTATCTGTATAATATATTCACTACTACCAATATTGATGATTCTACCAAAGCTCTTACTATAAGCGTGGTAGACATGCGCCGTGACAATGGCAAGGGTGCGATTGTAGAACAAAACACGGTACTGGAGCGTACGACTACGGAACGGGTTGCTTCGGTCCGTAACGATCGCGACAGTACGTACTGGGTCGTATCGCACGATTTTGGTAATAACACCTTCCGCGTGTATCATGCTACGGCGGGCGGATTGACAGAGGAAAAAAGTTTTGACCTGGGCATGGCGCATGACACTAAGGCCAAAGGGGAGGGGTACATGAAGTTTTCGCCCGCCGACAGTACCACGGGCGAACGCCGTTTGGCCGTGATTGTGCCCGGTCCGCCGCGCAACTACGTAGAAATCTTTACTTTTTCGGATTCGACGGGTGAAATGAAATATGAGCGGACCATCGATTTAGGTCCGGCTCCGCCCAAGGCCTACGGGATCGAGTTCTCGCCCAGTGGAGAAAAAATGTACGTGTCCTATCAGGGTGATGGGGATAGTACAGCTTCCAAGTTGGTGCAGTTCGACCTGACTCTGGGCGACTCATCCCTGATCGCCGATTCGAGGATTGTCATTGATAGTACCAAAACCCAGAAATTTGGCGCCTTACAGATCGGTTCCGATGGTCGGATTTACATGGCCGTAGACGGCAGCGATTACCTAGCGGTCATCGGCGAGCCCGAAGAGAATTCGACTAGCACTGTGATGTATGAACTGAATGGAGTGAGTCTGGGCGGGAAGAAGAGTAATCTGGGACTACCCAGTCTGGTGCAGAACTTTACCCAGCAAAACGACGGACCCGGATTTCAAGCCGATGGCTTCTGTACCGGTGCACCTACCATGTTCCAGGCCAGCCCGCTCTGTGACCCGATCAAGGATACCTATACCTGGAATTTTGGCGATGGGAGTGCACCCGTCAATGGTAAGCAGACCCAGGTTTCACACACCTACAAGGAACCCGGAATTTATAATGTGAGTCTGCGGGCTGTGAACCAGTGCAAAGACACGACTTTCTTCCAGCAGGTCGAGATATTTGCTACGCCCGAACCCATTGATCTGGGGCCAGATCAAGACGAATGCCGCAAAAGTATCAAACTGGAAGCCAACGTGGATGCTGAGTTGTTTGTGTGGGTTTACAATGGCCGACCCGTAGGGCGAGAGAAAACATTCAGTGCCACTCAGACCGGACAGTATGTAGCTATTGCGGCCAACGGCCCGCAAGGCGTATGTTTTAGTGCCGATACGGTGGAGTTGACAATTCGCCGCCCACCCGATTTCTCGCTGGGCCCCGACACGACAGTCTGTAACGATAGTACCATTGTGCTGACGGCCCCTGGCCAGACCTGGCGGGAGTTCAAGTGGAGCACGGGAGAAAGTACCCGGGCTATTACGGTGCGGCAGCCGGGTAGCTATTTTGTGGAAGTGAAAAACGGTAACGACTGTTATAACGAAGATACGATTCAGGTCGTGGCGCGTCCCCGCGCTCGCATCCGTGCCGACTTGCTGCCGCCCACGGGTTGTACTACGGCCGACGGTCGTATACAGGTCACCTCGCTTACGCCGACAGGTACCTATAATTACGCCTGGCTGCGGCCGGATAGCACTTCGCTGGGCAATGCGCCGCAGATTACCGGCTTGCGCGAAGGTAGCTATCTGCTGCGGGTGAGTGGTAATCCACTGGCCTGTACCACCGATACGTCATTCAATCTGCGCTCAGCGGCTAATCCCCTAAAAATGAGTCCGCTGGTGGATAATGCTGCCTGTACCCAACCCGATTCGGGTTCCATTGGCCTTAACGTGACGGGCGGACAGCCCACCACGTTCCGCTGGCTCGATGCGTCGGGTAGGGTAGTGAGCAACACGCAAACTGCTATGGGTCTGAAGGCGGGTACCTATAGTCTTGAGGCTTCCGATGCCGGAGGATGTACCTTTTCACAAACCGGAATCAAGGTAGGGCTGGATAAGGATAACCTGGCATTGCTGGGTCCGGACCGGGGAAAATGCGTTGGCGACACCATTCAGCTAGCGCCCCGCGCCAACGATTTTGCGGGCAACCAGTACCTGTGGAGCAATGGCTCTACGACCCGTACCCTTGTGGTCCGCGAGGCAGGTACCTATTCCCTTACCGTAACCAACACCGAAAACGGCTGCAATGGCACCGACGATGTACAGGTGAAGTTCAGTCCTAAGCCCGTAATAAGTGTAGGCCCCGCGTTGGAGTTCTGTTCTAACCAACGCCCCCAACGCCTGACGGGCTCAACGCCAACCAATGGCTTCTGGCGGGGACCAGGGGTAGATTCGCTGGGGCTGTATACACCGGCGGATAGCTTGCTGGGCCAGCAGACCGTTACTTACTTTGTTTCTAATCAGGGGTGTGTAGCTTCGGCCAACCGCACCGTGACCATCAAGCCCGCGCCGCAGGTACGACTAGGACCCGACACGACTCTGTGCTACGATGGTACCTTCCAACTTGTAGCCAGCACGGTCAGCGAAGCGCAGTACCTGTGGTCCAACGGACAAACTACGGCCAGCATTACGCCCCGCTTTACGGGTACCTATACGGTTACGGCCACGCTGGCCGGATGCAGTGGCCGCGATACCATTCGGCTGTTTTTCCTACCTTCACCTACGCTGAACCTGGCACCCGAATCGCCGCTGTGCGTCGAACAAAATGGTGAAGTGGTACTCGATAGCCGCGGCCCAGCCAACCAGCGGTATTTCTGGCCCGCTACGGGCGACACCACGAGCCGCATCACGGTCAGCAACCTGGGTACCTACCGGGTTATAGCTACCAATATCGAAGGATGTACGCTGGCCGACACTACCGAAGTAGTGGACCGTTGCGAACCGCGTATCTTCGTACCAGACGCTTTTACGCCCAATGGTGACGGCCGCAACGATCAGTTTGACGTATTCGGACAGTTCTTCACGGATTTTGAGATAAAAGTGTACAACCGCTGGGGAGAAGTCATTTTTGCCTCCAATGATGTCAACAAAAGGTGGGATGGAATGTACAAAGGCCTGAAGGTACAGCCAGGCGCCTACCCCTACGTGATCACCTACGGTAGCGAATATTATCCCGATCGAAAGCGTGATCTATTACGCGGGTCGGTGATGGTGATTCGGTAG
- a CDS encoding glycerophosphodiester phosphodiesterase family protein has product MAQVPFDLQGHRGCRGLMPENSWPAFEKALELGVTTLEMDVVISKDGQVVVSHEPYFMASYCLKPDGSPIEKGEKINLHTLTYGEIKKYDTGSKGNPDFPKQKRIETHKPLLSKVLAKAEAYCRTHGRPAVNYNIEIKSEASEYGISQPRPAEFSELVYRVIKGQVPLERVTLQSFDFEVLRYWQKQVQVGKYGKVKLAALVSNLKGIETNLESLGFTPAIYSSYYKLLSADKVKRLHEKGMLVIPWTVNDIDAMKEVKAMGVDGLITDYPDRYLKTFP; this is encoded by the coding sequence ATGGCCCAAGTTCCCTTTGACCTGCAAGGCCACCGGGGGTGCCGGGGCCTGATGCCCGAAAATTCCTGGCCCGCGTTTGAAAAGGCGCTGGAATTAGGTGTGACCACCCTGGAAATGGATGTGGTAATTTCAAAAGATGGGCAGGTCGTCGTATCCCACGAACCGTATTTTATGGCCAGTTACTGCCTGAAACCTGACGGATCGCCGATTGAAAAAGGTGAGAAAATCAATCTGCATACCTTGACGTATGGAGAAATAAAAAAATACGATACTGGCTCCAAGGGCAATCCCGACTTCCCGAAACAGAAGAGAATCGAGACCCATAAACCCCTGCTCAGTAAAGTGCTGGCTAAGGCCGAAGCTTACTGCCGTACCCATGGTCGACCAGCTGTGAACTATAATATCGAAATTAAAAGCGAAGCTTCGGAGTACGGGATTTCACAACCACGGCCTGCCGAATTTTCGGAGTTGGTATATCGTGTAATCAAAGGCCAGGTACCCCTGGAAAGGGTTACCCTGCAAAGTTTTGATTTTGAAGTATTGAGATATTGGCAAAAGCAGGTACAGGTCGGAAAATACGGTAAAGTCAAATTAGCGGCTTTGGTTTCCAATTTAAAAGGCATCGAAACCAATCTGGAAAGCCTGGGCTTCACACCTGCCATTTACAGTTCGTATTATAAACTGCTTTCAGCGGATAAAGTCAAACGATTGCACGAAAAAGGGATGCTTGTGATTCCATGGACAGTCAACGATATTGATGCCATGAAGGAAGTGAAGGCTATGGGGGTCGATGGACTCATCACCGACTACCCCGACCGTTATCTTAAAACTTTCCCTTAA
- a CDS encoding PQQ-dependent sugar dehydrogenase, whose translation MILSIQKSIALSAFFLLIACGNSQDDGSGNVVTPDPSGAATYKVTEAFPGLKFNDPVELVNAKDGSNRLFVVEQAGTIRFFDAGQKPTSSTLFLDIKNKVKSGGEMGLLGLAFHPNFKTNGYFFVNYTRDNPRESVVARYKVNDPASGVADPQSETILLTYAQPYSNHNGGSVHFGPDGYLYVSTGDGGSGGDPQNNAQNLGLLLGKILRLDVNATDRGTYGIPADNPFRGKTDGTREEIYAYGLRNPWRISFDPATKKLWAGDVGQNAIEEIDIIEKGGNYGWRIKEADECFNPKNDCKESGLIDPVWDYTHANGDISITGGYVYRGSKLPGLVGKYIYGDYASGRIWALETADGAQAKNSLIVEKSSSLSAFGVDEQNELYLLDYSGGRIMTFAIEN comes from the coding sequence ATGATATTATCCATTCAAAAATCAATAGCCCTGTCCGCTTTCTTTCTGCTGATTGCCTGCGGGAACAGCCAGGACGACGGATCGGGCAATGTAGTTACGCCAGATCCTTCTGGAGCGGCCACGTATAAGGTAACCGAAGCTTTTCCGGGCCTCAAATTCAATGATCCCGTTGAACTGGTTAACGCCAAAGATGGAAGCAACCGACTGTTTGTAGTGGAGCAAGCCGGCACGATCCGTTTTTTCGATGCCGGCCAGAAACCTACTTCGTCCACGTTATTTTTGGATATAAAGAATAAGGTGAAGAGCGGTGGCGAAATGGGATTGCTGGGACTGGCTTTTCATCCCAACTTCAAGACCAATGGGTACTTCTTCGTAAACTATACCCGCGATAATCCCCGCGAATCGGTCGTGGCCCGCTACAAAGTTAATGACCCGGCCAGTGGTGTAGCCGATCCGCAAAGCGAAACCATTTTGCTAACGTATGCACAGCCTTACTCTAATCATAACGGTGGGTCGGTACATTTCGGACCGGATGGGTACCTCTACGTGTCGACGGGCGATGGTGGTAGTGGTGGCGATCCCCAAAATAATGCTCAGAATTTGGGACTTTTGCTCGGCAAAATCCTGCGGCTGGATGTCAATGCTACTGACAGAGGTACCTATGGGATTCCGGCTGATAATCCTTTCCGAGGAAAGACCGACGGTACGCGGGAAGAAATATATGCCTACGGCCTGCGTAATCCGTGGCGCATCAGTTTCGACCCCGCTACCAAAAAACTGTGGGCGGGTGATGTAGGACAAAATGCCATCGAGGAAATTGACATCATCGAAAAAGGTGGTAACTACGGATGGCGCATTAAGGAAGCAGACGAATGCTTTAACCCCAAGAACGACTGTAAGGAATCCGGGCTGATTGATCCGGTATGGGATTACACCCATGCCAATGGCGACATTTCAATCACGGGTGGGTACGTATACCGGGGTTCCAAACTACCTGGTCTGGTAGGGAAATACATCTATGGCGATTATGCCAGTGGCCGGATCTGGGCGTTGGAAACTGCGGATGGGGCGCAGGCCAAGAACAGCCTCATAGTGGAAAAGAGCAGCTCATTGTCTGCCTTTGGCGTGGATGAACAGAATGAACTTTACCTTCTTGATTATAGCGGGGGTAGGATCATGACATTCGCTATCGAGAATTAA
- a CDS encoding 3-keto-disaccharide hydrolase — protein sequence MCLAFFILHSQAALAQSRSLFNGKDLKGWHMDVPEMDKNTGARTPFIVRDGMLVSLGTPGGHLITDATYQNYRVEIEYRFAGTPGNCGALVFVSTPRALYDMFPKSIEVQMMHTNAGDFWCIQEDIVVPDMEKRRGPKEKWGVNGDKLRRIPNLTDGSEKPVGEWNKLTIECLGNSIKVWVNGDFVNYGYNATANTGHFALQSEGSEVEFRKVMLTPIKKLSDS from the coding sequence CTGTGTCTGGCATTTTTTATCCTTCACTCCCAAGCCGCCCTGGCGCAATCCAGGAGCCTTTTTAATGGAAAAGATTTGAAAGGCTGGCACATGGATGTCCCTGAGATGGACAAAAATACCGGTGCGCGGACGCCCTTTATTGTACGGGATGGGATGCTCGTGAGCCTGGGAACGCCCGGCGGGCATTTGATCACCGACGCTACTTACCAGAACTACCGGGTCGAGATAGAGTACCGCTTCGCGGGTACCCCGGGCAATTGTGGCGCGCTGGTGTTCGTGTCAACGCCGCGCGCATTGTACGACATGTTCCCGAAGTCGATCGAAGTACAAATGATGCACACTAATGCGGGCGATTTCTGGTGTATTCAGGAGGATATTGTGGTACCCGATATGGAAAAACGCCGCGGTCCTAAAGAAAAGTGGGGCGTCAACGGAGATAAGCTACGCCGCATTCCCAACCTGACCGACGGTTCGGAGAAACCCGTCGGAGAATGGAACAAGCTCACAATCGAGTGTCTGGGCAATTCCATAAAAGTATGGGTAAACGGCGATTTTGTGAATTATGGCTACAACGCTACGGCTAACACCGGGCACTTTGCATTGCAGTCGGAGGGGTCGGAAGTAGAATTCAGGAAAGTAATGCTGACACCGATTAAAAAATTGTCCGATTCGTAG
- a CDS encoding PVC-type heme-binding CxxCH protein, translating into MKNKFRLIGTLALASFLIVTCTRTARTPGQASANQQVLPESGFATPRTVDDNPSPAPLTPEQSLRSFRLPRGYHLELVASEPMVTEPVAIAWDGNARMYVAQMETYMQDVEGTDEHEPRSRIMLLEDTNGDGKMDKSSVFIDKLMLPRMLLCVGHELLVNETDTYDMYAYKDTNGDGVADQKRHVYKVGRKAPGNMEHQRSGLDWNLDNWIYVTVDPVRFRYKNGMIQADSLIGGNIGQWGLAHDNYGRLFFSQGGGENAGIGFQINPAYGQLNFRDAYDEETFSPVWPIIKTPDVQGGVKRLRADTTLNHFTAGNGQSIFRGDRLPKTLVGDYLISEPVARIIRRARVVDKAGKTTLENVYEQEEFIASSDMNFRVVNTYTGPDGCLYLVDMNRGIIQEATWTGKDSYLRPQIQRLGLDNNKQRGRIYRLVYDGLKPGPKPHMLDESPAQLVKYLDHANGWWRDNAQKELVIRADKSVVPALRQMALGQKGTLDKVPSPLGQLHALWTLEGLEALDKELLLTLMQSPDAQLRKAAIWNSEPFIKKNDPEVLTKLATLKNDPSYDVLTQLLLSLGYSKAPQTKAIVDEVLAKNPANEMLAGVQGTLVKNESIRTYGARLGALDAASRKMVLDGATTFKSLCATCHGPDGKGTPTNLAPVLSGNFRRLTGKKDEEIKILLHGLTGPVDGKTYPDMMPPMGANSDEWIASVLSYIRYDLANAGNGIPRVSPQFLERVLVTPADVKRVRAQTNGRTSAWTWEELDKVEKQ; encoded by the coding sequence ATGAAAAATAAATTCCGGCTGATAGGTACCCTGGCACTCGCCTCCTTTCTGATCGTTACCTGTACGCGAACCGCCCGTACACCCGGGCAGGCCTCGGCCAACCAGCAGGTACTGCCTGAGTCGGGCTTTGCCACGCCCCGCACCGTGGACGATAACCCTTCACCGGCTCCGCTTACGCCTGAGCAAAGTCTGCGCTCGTTTCGGCTGCCCAGGGGGTACCATCTGGAACTGGTGGCCAGTGAACCCATGGTCACCGAGCCCGTGGCGATTGCCTGGGATGGCAATGCCCGCATGTACGTAGCCCAAATGGAAACCTACATGCAGGATGTGGAAGGTACCGACGAGCACGAACCCCGAAGCCGCATCATGCTGCTGGAGGACACGAACGGGGACGGCAAAATGGATAAGAGTTCGGTGTTTATTGACAAGCTCATGCTTCCCCGCATGCTACTGTGTGTAGGGCACGAACTACTGGTCAATGAAACCGACACGTACGATATGTATGCCTATAAAGATACGAATGGCGATGGCGTGGCCGATCAAAAACGGCATGTATATAAGGTAGGTAGGAAGGCTCCGGGAAATATGGAACACCAGCGCAGCGGGCTGGACTGGAACCTTGACAACTGGATCTATGTCACGGTGGACCCGGTACGGTTTCGGTATAAGAACGGCATGATTCAGGCCGATTCGCTGATCGGAGGGAACATTGGTCAGTGGGGCTTGGCGCATGACAACTACGGACGCTTGTTTTTTAGCCAGGGTGGAGGCGAGAACGCCGGCATCGGATTTCAGATCAACCCCGCCTACGGGCAGCTCAATTTCCGGGATGCTTACGACGAAGAAACGTTTAGTCCCGTATGGCCTATTATCAAGACCCCGGATGTGCAGGGCGGCGTGAAACGGCTCCGCGCCGACACCACTTTGAATCACTTTACGGCTGGCAATGGACAGTCTATATTTCGGGGCGACCGCCTTCCCAAAACCCTGGTGGGCGATTACCTGATCAGCGAACCCGTTGCCCGGATTATCCGCCGTGCCCGGGTTGTGGATAAAGCGGGAAAAACGACCCTGGAAAATGTTTACGAGCAGGAAGAATTCATTGCTTCCAGCGATATGAATTTCCGGGTGGTGAATACCTACACTGGACCAGACGGTTGCCTGTACTTGGTAGACATGAACCGGGGCATCATCCAGGAAGCTACCTGGACCGGAAAAGACAGCTACTTACGGCCCCAGATTCAGCGCCTGGGCCTGGATAACAATAAGCAGCGGGGCCGGATTTATCGGCTGGTGTACGATGGACTGAAGCCGGGCCCCAAGCCTCACATGCTGGACGAATCACCCGCTCAACTGGTCAAGTACCTCGACCATGCCAACGGTTGGTGGCGCGACAACGCCCAGAAAGAACTGGTGATTCGGGCTGATAAATCAGTGGTACCCGCTTTGCGACAAATGGCGCTAGGTCAGAAAGGTACCTTAGACAAAGTTCCTTCACCCTTAGGACAACTTCACGCCCTGTGGACACTCGAAGGTCTGGAGGCACTGGATAAAGAGCTACTGCTTACGCTGATGCAGTCGCCCGACGCCCAGCTGCGTAAGGCGGCCATATGGAACAGCGAACCCTTTATCAAAAAGAATGACCCCGAGGTGCTGACTAAACTGGCTACTCTAAAAAATGATCCCAGCTACGATGTGCTCACCCAGCTGCTGCTGTCGCTGGGCTATTCTAAAGCGCCTCAGACCAAAGCTATCGTGGACGAAGTGCTGGCCAAAAATCCAGCCAATGAAATGTTGGCGGGCGTGCAGGGTACCCTCGTCAAGAATGAATCCATCCGTACTTACGGAGCACGGCTTGGCGCCCTGGACGCGGCCAGCCGGAAAATGGTGCTCGATGGGGCTACCACTTTTAAGTCGCTATGCGCTACCTGCCATGGTCCTGATGGCAAAGGTACCCCCACGAATCTGGCCCCGGTGCTGTCGGGAAATTTCCGCCGCCTGACGGGTAAAAAGGATGAGGAGATAAAAATTCTTTTGCATGGATTGACCGGCCCGGTCGACGGGAAAACCTACCCTGATATGATGCCGCCCATGGGAGCCAACAGCGACGAGTGGATCGCTTCGGTACTGAGCTACATCCGTTACGACCTGGCTAATGCCGGGAATGGCATCCCCCGCGTTTCACCTCAGTTTTTGGAACGTGTACTGGTAACTCCCGCAGATGTGAAACGTGTGCGGGCCCAAACGAACGGTAGAACTAGCGCCTGGACGTGGGAAGAACTGGATAAAGTAGAAAAACAGTAG
- a CDS encoding YMGG-like glycine zipper-containing protein: protein MKNLIGIAVVASMMFACNGVNNSNPENQTSAELKNELLQAKHETEIMKLNYEMELLKAKQEGLTPAQLAALGNSNAYLNGTLPKDARATQQVDNEWTSQAPVTSSDNDAYKPAKTTPTTETVPASEVKKKKGMSTPVKGALIGAGVGAVTGAVVSKNNRVKGAVIGAVAGAGAGAVTGVVIDKRNEKKASTPYYASTGFLN, encoded by the coding sequence ATGAAAAATCTAATCGGAATAGCCGTAGTTGCCAGTATGATGTTTGCCTGTAACGGAGTCAACAACTCGAATCCTGAAAATCAGACGAGTGCTGAGCTCAAGAACGAACTTTTGCAAGCCAAGCATGAGACCGAAATCATGAAGCTTAATTATGAGATGGAGCTGTTAAAAGCCAAGCAGGAAGGATTGACTCCTGCCCAATTGGCCGCACTTGGAAATAGCAACGCCTACCTGAATGGTACTTTGCCCAAAGACGCACGGGCAACCCAGCAAGTGGACAACGAATGGACCTCGCAAGCGCCCGTGACTTCATCGGACAACGACGCTTACAAACCAGCGAAAACCACACCTACGACTGAAACCGTGCCTGCTTCCGAAGTAAAGAAGAAAAAAGGCATGAGCACTCCCGTGAAGGGCGCTTTGATCGGGGCCGGAGTAGGCGCCGTAACGGGTGCCGTCGTTTCCAAGAACAACCGGGTTAAAGGTGCCGTTATAGGTGCTGTCGCCGGTGCAGGAGCCGGGGCGGTGACCGGGGTAGTGATTGATAAGAGAAATGAGAAAAAAGCCAGCACCCCCTACTACGCTTCCACTGGATTCCTCAATTAA